In Scyliorhinus canicula chromosome 12, sScyCan1.1, whole genome shotgun sequence, the sequence AGCCACCAATGCAACGTTAGGCAGTCGTAGGTTGAAAGCTGACGGCAAGGAAATATTCGAGCAGGCCGACGAAAGATTTGGATCGAGTGGCGAGAAAATGGAGTCCAATAATTCAGCCGAACAAACCAAGGCCCCAACATCCCATCTTATTCACTCAAGCAGCAAACCGATGAAAACAAGAACCACAACGGAGGCAGAGAATGAAACGGGCTCACTGGCAAGTGAGAAGCAGTACCTGAAAGAGTTTTCCAATGACCCAGTCAGGAAATCCGCTGTGTTTAATTACTGTCAGAAAATGTGGTCCGCGACCAGTACCGCTAAAGGAGAGAAGACTCCACAGGTGGAAAGTGCATCAGCTGAAGCGTTTAGGGGGTTGAAAAGGCTACTGGAGAAAAAGCTTGATCTTAATTACGCTGTCCTCGTGTGGAAGGATTATTATGAAAGGAAacgaaggagggaggcagaaattaAGCAGAAACTTCTGCAAAAGCAAACTGCTTCAGCCCTGGCACTTCAGCAAGATTCAAGTGACAGCCACCAGCTGGACGCAGCCCCAACTGATATTCCCAAGAGAAAATCCACGGCCGCCAAGTATGGGGTATCTATTCAAGTGAAGAGCTCTCCTCTCCATTCTCGAAAGgtgatacaatgcaatgcaaaatACCAAAATTATCATAATGGGATTGCACCTAACTTATCCAGAGAAAAGGATTCTACCAGCATTGCAAGTCCCAAAGATATTAGAGATGAGGATGACTCATCTGACAAGTGTGAGCTCGATTTATACCTAGGCAAGAAGTTTATAAAGAAAAAAGGATCTGGAAATTCATTGGCATTCTCAAATTGTTCCATAACTGAAGACAACAATGAAAATCGGTGTTCTTCACCTGATTCCGTAGGGTCAGATATATCCCTTGATTTTTATACGTCACTGCACAAAGCATCCCTGGATATGAATAAATATTCAGATAACAAAGCACTGAGACAGGTCAGGTCTGGATACAGATCTTCTCATGGAGTCATGCAATCTTCCCTCTGTgataataataaaacaaatccagGAGAGTTATCAAGAAAATCGTATGGCGAAGATCATGGGCGAGAGAACTTTGAAAGTCAAGTGTATAGTAAAGTAAGCACTCGCTCTACCAGACCAGGAGAAGAAGGATTGCTGTCTGGAATACTCGATAACGAATCACCGAGAGTGGGCAGAAAGTCACAGAGATCAGCCATCGGATCTTACAGCAAAGCTAATCCAGATCTCGGTGACTCCAGGTGGATGAGAAAGGAAAGATTGGCAACTGATCAAGTTGCTGAAGAGATACCACGCAATAGCAGGTCTGGAAGCAAACCTGGAGATGATTCCTCTAGCTTCAGTGGAACAAGAAAACCCGTTTCCTCAGATTACAGATTGCACTCTGGAAGGACAGATGACCAGCCAGCTAAAGATGTGAAACCCTTCAATGTGACAGGACCTAGTCCTTCCAGAAAGAGAAGCACTGGACTGGTGGATTTGAGAATAACCAACAGTGGAGCGGTTGAAGATGTCAGGCATAAAGTCAAATCTTCTGGACTTAGTTTACAGTAGATAATTAAAAATGGATGAGAAGAAATGGGggtcacgggggtggggggggggggggggggggttggaattggGGGAGTGGTGTGAAGAAAACAATACCCAAAAAAATTCAACAAGTGAATGTTAGATATCCAAGAACAAAAGATGACAAATAATATGTAGCATACATAAATAAACAATTGGAAAATGAAAGaaattaaaagttaaaaaaaaaagtattttattgctGTCATAAAATCATTTGAGAGGGATGGAGAAAATGCCCAGTTTTCTTTTCAGAGGAGCATGATCACATATAATTATTAGTTAATGTTTTGACATTCAGGAGCACATATTATTGCACAATCGG encodes:
- the LOC119974883 gene encoding uncharacterized protein LOC119974883 — translated: MDEVRTKTVSGVKFNMDELRRVDPIEMSHDELPTEGLFDINQMRKPKKSDTNLYRWFHISQIPASKQKCDKTNYSIKSEEEIYSKREVQIQMSKYEGPRYTSAEPDCKCTSISLAEGSPDNVDTVIDDLETEDSYCCTLSGQGRVDQGMKKLEQRRCSSIPAADGLESHRSSQQVVPQVVNPLVTDSKSSSGDTKEKGKDFIKRRNIYATEKDSRDSPELSLMQEQLHQLVAPTAENVNLIAESKAKKLVDPESVAADGGDCQADFTDLALKRPELLEQSRQMSGDSSCDKIPAQPFRKSDVQVLLHQQKACSVICTLCTSSAETENVQGQNCASIPVPQKQHNEELRTESLVIKNSKKEDFAEVQFLGNNIDKEGARNVTQASEQNSNQFAKLTVSAQLATPAESPVKMQAPEGSLKSQVNLETKPGIEVKVLHMQREKIGATNATLGSRRLKADGKEIFEQADERFGSSGEKMESNNSAEQTKAPTSHLIHSSSKPMKTRTTTEAENETGSLASEKQYLKEFSNDPVRKSAVFNYCQKMWSATSTAKGEKTPQVESASAEAFRGLKRLLEKKLDLNYAVLVWKDYYERKRRREAEIKQKLLQKQTASALALQQDSSDSHQLDAAPTDIPKRKSTAAKYGVSIQVKSSPLHSRKVIQCNAKYQNYHNGIAPNLSREKDSTSIASPKDIRDEDDSSDKCELDLYLGKKFIKKKGSGNSLAFSNCSITEDNNENRCSSPDSVGSDISLDFYTSLHKASLDMNKYSDNKALRQVRSGYRSSHGVMQSSLCDNNKTNPGELSRKSYGEDHGRENFESQVYSKVSTRSTRPGEEGLLSGILDNESPRVGRKSQRSAIGSYSKANPDLGDSRWMRKERLATDQVAEEIPRNSRSGSKPGDDSSSFSGTRKPVSSDYRLHSGRTDDQPAKDVKPFNVTGPSPSRKRSTGLVDLRITNSGAVEDVRHKVKSSGLSLQ